A stretch of Chiloscyllium plagiosum isolate BGI_BamShark_2017 chromosome 6, ASM401019v2, whole genome shotgun sequence DNA encodes these proteins:
- the LOC122550578 gene encoding protocadherin Fat 3-like isoform X10 — MDLNMDCGAGTPLSFLCLALLLFQLYSFNCQGHQFQERALPATFQFTHSLYNATIYENSAARTYANSKVKMGISLTDRSWDIKYRIISGDEDSFFKAEEVLLGDFCFLRIRTKGGNSAILNREVQNHYLLIVKAAIRGEALEAWTKVNIQVLDMNDLRPLFSPTTYSVTIPENTPLRTSIAQVTATDADIGSNGEFYYYFKDRVDIFAVHPTSGIVSLSGKLNCDEKSQYDLEVLAVDRGMKLYGNNGVSSTAKLVIHIDRINEHAPTLTVVSHIPSLIDIDPIYAIITADDLDDGINGEIESVSIVAGDPLGQFHLVRTGLGGREYRIKSAKPVNWEDFPYGYNITLQAKDHGTPQKFSAVKIVHIKNLEEIENKVSFAEDVYEVKLNEFAPPGAVVVAVKLKPEPQNVEYSLGATEDARYFSINSQTGLVTTTEHIRVLEKEYFILEVMSNVSEMKVRVVIKVEDANDHTPEFHQLSYVTSINESMPVGSSVLVVTATDDDQGENGYVTYSIGSLNSLPFVINQFTGVISTSEPLDYESLPHSYRFFVRASDWGSPYRRENEVNITINVENVNDNKPLFEKVDCRGVISREFPVGEQITTVSAIDVDELELVKYRIVSGNEFGFFDLNSDSGVLFLSKTLDGANPKGGLFTLKITATDGENIADPMSLNISLVYGKPTTKDYACTETGVAKRLAEKLLKRVKVNKSKMEDLFLDLYSINRQSPQFDKSFPSEVAIQEDLPVGSMIVKIPASDADSSFNGKIIYTISGGNVDSCFNIEMETGWLTVLMPMDRELTDKYILNITIYDLGSPPNSAWRLMTIHIQDANDNKPRFLLDSYSVGIPEDTVVGTEIVQIQATDEDLAHNSEIIYTLLTNTLQFAINASTGIVYVTGLLDRELLANCTLKIEARDQADTGHQLYSVVDLEIILVDVNDNAPHFVPSSYFVKVLEDMPVSAVVTWLEAHDPDLGFGGQVRYSLGNDYNGKFEIDRISGAVRLSKELDFEKQQFYNLTIRVKDKGRPISLSSASFIEIEVVDVNENLYAPQFSEFAKMASVKESAPVGTRVLHVTAKDGDDGRDGQIRYSIRDGSGLGRFTVNENTGVISTSDILDRETTASYWLTVYATDYGVVPLFSSIEIYIEIEDINDNAPICSQPIYHPSIMENSPKDVPIVQIQAYDPDSSSSDKMTFKITSGNPQNFFTINSKTGRQNPNIDQHFTEKIT; from the coding sequence ATGGATCTAAATATGGATTGTGGGGCTGGCACGCCACTTTCCTTCCTCTGCCTTGCTCTCCTGCTGTTCCAGCTCTACAGCTTTAATTGCCAGGGCCACCAGTTTCAAGAACGAGCTTTGCCTGCAACCTtccagtttacacattctctctatAATGCCACTATTTACGAGAACTCTGCTGCAAGGACTTATGCCAACAGTAAAGTTAAAATGGGGATAAGCTTGACTGATCGATCATGGGACATTAAATACAGAATTATTTCTGGAGATGAAGACAGCTTCTTCAAAGCAGAAGAGGTTTTACTGGGGGATTTCTGTTTCTTAAGGATAAGGACTAAGGGAGGCAATTCTGCCATACTGAATAGGGAGGTTCAGAACCACTATTTACTTATTGTGAAAGCTGCAATTAGAGGGGAAGCTCTGGAGGCATGGACAAAAGTAAACATTCAAGTTTTGGATATGAATGATTTGCGGCCTTTATTTTCTCCAACAACATATTCTGTAACAATTCCGGAAAACACACCATTGAGAACAAGTATTGCACAGGTGACAGCAACTGATGCAGATATAGGATCAAATGGAGAATTTTATTACTATTTTAAAGATAGAGTTGACATCTTCGCTGTACATCCAACTAGTGGTATAGTTTCTCTCAGTGGCAAACTGAACTGTGATGAGAAAAGCCAATATGACTTGGAGGTTTTAGCAGTGGATCGTGGAATGAAACTTTATGGAAACAATGGAGTAAGCAGTACAGCAAAGCTAGTCATTCATATTGACAGAATCAACGAACATGCTCCAACACTAACTGTAGTGTCTCATATTCCCTCCTTGATAGACATTGATCCTATCTATGCAATTATCACTGCAGATGACCTGGATGATGGAATTAATGGTGAAATTGAATCGGTTTCTATTGTGGCAGGTGATCCTCTAGGACAGTTCCATCTTGTTAGAACTGGTTTAGGGGGTAGGGAATATAGGATAAAGTCAGCAAAACCAGTGAACTGGGAAGACTTTCCTTATGGCTATAATATTACTCTTCAAGCAAAAGATCATGGAACCCCTCAAAAATTCTCTGCAGTGAAAATTGTACATATTAAAAATCTGGaggaaattgaaaacaaagtATCTTTTGCAGAGGATGTCTATGAAGTGAAACTAAATGAATTTGCTCCCCCTGGAGCAGTAGTTGTTGCTGTTAAGCTAAAGCCTGAACCACAGAATGTGGAGTATAGTCTTGGTGCAACTGAAGATGCTCGCTATTTCTCCATTAATTCCCAAACTGGTCTGGTCACCACGACAGAGCATATACGTGTCCTTGAGAAAGAGTATTTCATATTGGAGGTGATGAGCAATGTCAGCGAAATGAAAGTTCGAGTTGTGATAAAAGTAGAAGATGCAAATGATCATACACCAGAGTTTCATCAATTGTCATACGTGACATCTATCAATGAGAGCATGCCTGTTGGTAGCAGTGTTTTAGTTGTTACTGCGACTGATGATGACCAAGGAGAAAATGGATATGTAACATACAGCATTGGCAGCCTGAACTCATTACCTTTTGTAATAAACCAATTTACAGGTGTCATCAGCACAAGTGAACCACTGGATTATGAGTCTTTGCCTCACAGTTACAGGTTTTTTGTTCGGGCCTCAGATTGGGGTTCACCTTATCGACGTGAGAATGAAGTAAACATAACTATAAACGTGGAAAATGTGAATGACAATAAGCCCCTCTTTGAAAAAGTGGACTGCCGAGGAGTGATTTCCCGTGAGTTCCCTGTTGGGGAACAAATAACCACAGTGTCAGCTATTGATGTTGATGAACTAGAATTGGTAAAGTATAGGATTGTTTCTGGAAATGAGTTTGGATTCTTTGATCTAAATTCTGACTCTGGTGTGCTTTTCTTGTCAAAAACATTGGACGGTGCAAATCCAAAAGGTGGACTCTTTACACTTAAGATAACAGCTACGGATGGGGAGAATATTGCTGATCCTATGTCTCTTAATATTTCATTGGTGTATGGTAAACCAACTACAAAGGACTATGCATGCACAGAAACTGGAGTTGCAAAGAGACTAGCTGAAAAATTGCTCAAAAGGGTTAAAGTAAACAAGTCAAAAATGGAGGACTTATTCCTTGATCTTTATTCAATTAACAGGCAGTCTCCACAGTTTGATAAATCCTTTCCTTCTGAAGTAGCTATTCAGGAAGATCTTCCTGTTGGCAGTATGATTGTTAAGATCCCAGCTTCTGATGCAGATAGTAGTTTCAATGGCAAAATTATATACACCATCTCTGGTGGCAATGTTGATAGTTGTTTTAATATTGAAATGGAAACAGGATGGTTAACAGTTCTGATGCCAATGGATCGCGAATTAACTGATAAATACATTCTTAACATCACTATTTATGACTTGGGGTCTCCTCCAAACTCTGCCTGGAGACTGATGACTATCCATATTCAGGATGCTAATGATAACAAACCTCGTTTTTTGCTGGATAGTTACTCCGTTGGCATTCCAGAGGATACAGTGGTTGGTACAGAAATAGTTCAGATTCAGGCTACAGATGAAGATTTGGCTCACAACAGTGAAATAATTTACACACTATTAACAAATACCCTTCAATTTGCTATTAATGCCTCAACTGGCATTGTTTATGTGACTGGGTTGCTCGATCGTGAATTACTTGCTAACTGTACTCTGAAAATAGAAGCCCGTGACCAAGCTGACACTGGTCATCAACTATATTCTGTGGTAGATTTGGAGATCATTTTAGTGGATGTTAATGATAATGCTCCCCATTTTGTTCCTTCAAGTTATTTTGTTAAGGTCCTTGAAGATATGCCTGTAAGTGCTGTGGTAACATGGCTTGAAGCTCATGATCCTGACCTTGGTTTCGGTGGCCAGGTGCGTTATTCTTTGGGAAATGATTATAATGGGAAGTTTGAAATCGACCGCATCAGTGGAGCAGTGCGTCTGTCAAAAGAACTGGACTTTGAAAAACAGCAGTTCTACAATCTGACAATTCGTGTTAAAGATAAAGGTCGGCCCATATCGTTGTCCTCCGCGTCCTTTATAGAAATTGAAGTGGTTGATGTGAATGAAAATCTTTATGCACCACAGTTTTCAGAGTTTGCCAAAATGGCATCTGTGAAGGAAAGTGCACCAGTTGGGACAAGGGTTCTACACGTGACAGCAAAAGATGGCGATGATGGAAGGGATGGACAGATTCGGTATTCTATCCGAGATGGCAGTGGTCTTGGTCGTTTCACTGTAAACGAGAATACAG
- the LOC122550578 gene encoding protocadherin Fat 3-like isoform X11: MDLNMDCGAGTPLSFLCLALLLFQLYSFNCQGHQFQERALPATFQFTHSLYNATIYENSAARTYANSKVKMGISLTDRSWDIKYRIISGDEDSFFKAEEVLLGDFCFLRIRTKGGNSAILNREVQNHYLLIVKAAIRGEALEAWTKVNIQVLDMNDLRPLFSPTTYSVTIPENTPLRTSIAQVTATDADIGSNGEFYYYFKDRVDIFAVHPTSGIVSLSGKLNCDEKSQYDLEVLAVDRGMKLYGNNGVSSTAKLVIHIDRINEHAPTLTVVSHIPSLIDIDPIYAIITADDLDDGINGEIESVSIVAGDPLGQFHLVRTGLGGREYRIKSAKPVNWEDFPYGYNITLQAKDHGTPQKFSAVKIVHIKNLEEIENKVSFAEDVYEVKLNEFAPPGAVVVAVKLKPEPQNVEYSLGATEDARYFSINSQTGLVTTTEHIRVLEKEYFILEVMSNVSEMKVRVVIKVEDANDHTPEFHQLSYVTSINESMPVGSSVLVVTATDDDQGENGYVTYSIGSLNSLPFVINQFTGVISTSEPLDYESLPHSYRFFVRASDWGSPYRRENEVNITINVENVNDNKPLFEKVDCRGVISREFPVGEQITTVSAIDVDELELVKYRIVSGNEFGFFDLNSDSGVLFLSKTLDGANPKGGLFTLKITATDGENIADPMSLNISLVYGKPTTKDYACTETGVAKRLAEKLLKRVKVNKSKMEDLFLDLYSINRQSPQFDKSFPSEVAIQEDLPVGSMIVKIPASDADSSFNGKIIYTISGGNVDSCFNIEMETGWLTVLMPMDRELTDKYILNITIYDLGSPPNSAWRLMTIHIQDANDNKPRFLLDSYSVGIPEDTVVGTEIVQIQATDEDLAHNSEIIYTLLTNTLQFAINASTGIVYVTGLLDRELLANCTLKIEARDQADTGHQLYSVVDLEIILVDVNDNAPHFVPSSYFVKVLEDMPVSAVVTWLEAHDPDLGFGGQVRYSLGNDYNGKFEIDRISGAVRLSKELDFEKQQFYNLTIRVKDKGRPISLSSASFIEIEVVDVNENLYAPQFSEFAKMASVKESAPVGTRVLHVTAKDGDDGRDGQIRYSIRDGSGLGRFTVNENTGVISTSDILDRETTASYWLTVYATDYGVVPLFSSIEIYIEIEDINDNAPICSQPIYHPSIMENSPKDVPIVQIQAYDPDSSSSDKMTFKITSGNPQNFFTINSKTVN; encoded by the coding sequence ATGGATCTAAATATGGATTGTGGGGCTGGCACGCCACTTTCCTTCCTCTGCCTTGCTCTCCTGCTGTTCCAGCTCTACAGCTTTAATTGCCAGGGCCACCAGTTTCAAGAACGAGCTTTGCCTGCAACCTtccagtttacacattctctctatAATGCCACTATTTACGAGAACTCTGCTGCAAGGACTTATGCCAACAGTAAAGTTAAAATGGGGATAAGCTTGACTGATCGATCATGGGACATTAAATACAGAATTATTTCTGGAGATGAAGACAGCTTCTTCAAAGCAGAAGAGGTTTTACTGGGGGATTTCTGTTTCTTAAGGATAAGGACTAAGGGAGGCAATTCTGCCATACTGAATAGGGAGGTTCAGAACCACTATTTACTTATTGTGAAAGCTGCAATTAGAGGGGAAGCTCTGGAGGCATGGACAAAAGTAAACATTCAAGTTTTGGATATGAATGATTTGCGGCCTTTATTTTCTCCAACAACATATTCTGTAACAATTCCGGAAAACACACCATTGAGAACAAGTATTGCACAGGTGACAGCAACTGATGCAGATATAGGATCAAATGGAGAATTTTATTACTATTTTAAAGATAGAGTTGACATCTTCGCTGTACATCCAACTAGTGGTATAGTTTCTCTCAGTGGCAAACTGAACTGTGATGAGAAAAGCCAATATGACTTGGAGGTTTTAGCAGTGGATCGTGGAATGAAACTTTATGGAAACAATGGAGTAAGCAGTACAGCAAAGCTAGTCATTCATATTGACAGAATCAACGAACATGCTCCAACACTAACTGTAGTGTCTCATATTCCCTCCTTGATAGACATTGATCCTATCTATGCAATTATCACTGCAGATGACCTGGATGATGGAATTAATGGTGAAATTGAATCGGTTTCTATTGTGGCAGGTGATCCTCTAGGACAGTTCCATCTTGTTAGAACTGGTTTAGGGGGTAGGGAATATAGGATAAAGTCAGCAAAACCAGTGAACTGGGAAGACTTTCCTTATGGCTATAATATTACTCTTCAAGCAAAAGATCATGGAACCCCTCAAAAATTCTCTGCAGTGAAAATTGTACATATTAAAAATCTGGaggaaattgaaaacaaagtATCTTTTGCAGAGGATGTCTATGAAGTGAAACTAAATGAATTTGCTCCCCCTGGAGCAGTAGTTGTTGCTGTTAAGCTAAAGCCTGAACCACAGAATGTGGAGTATAGTCTTGGTGCAACTGAAGATGCTCGCTATTTCTCCATTAATTCCCAAACTGGTCTGGTCACCACGACAGAGCATATACGTGTCCTTGAGAAAGAGTATTTCATATTGGAGGTGATGAGCAATGTCAGCGAAATGAAAGTTCGAGTTGTGATAAAAGTAGAAGATGCAAATGATCATACACCAGAGTTTCATCAATTGTCATACGTGACATCTATCAATGAGAGCATGCCTGTTGGTAGCAGTGTTTTAGTTGTTACTGCGACTGATGATGACCAAGGAGAAAATGGATATGTAACATACAGCATTGGCAGCCTGAACTCATTACCTTTTGTAATAAACCAATTTACAGGTGTCATCAGCACAAGTGAACCACTGGATTATGAGTCTTTGCCTCACAGTTACAGGTTTTTTGTTCGGGCCTCAGATTGGGGTTCACCTTATCGACGTGAGAATGAAGTAAACATAACTATAAACGTGGAAAATGTGAATGACAATAAGCCCCTCTTTGAAAAAGTGGACTGCCGAGGAGTGATTTCCCGTGAGTTCCCTGTTGGGGAACAAATAACCACAGTGTCAGCTATTGATGTTGATGAACTAGAATTGGTAAAGTATAGGATTGTTTCTGGAAATGAGTTTGGATTCTTTGATCTAAATTCTGACTCTGGTGTGCTTTTCTTGTCAAAAACATTGGACGGTGCAAATCCAAAAGGTGGACTCTTTACACTTAAGATAACAGCTACGGATGGGGAGAATATTGCTGATCCTATGTCTCTTAATATTTCATTGGTGTATGGTAAACCAACTACAAAGGACTATGCATGCACAGAAACTGGAGTTGCAAAGAGACTAGCTGAAAAATTGCTCAAAAGGGTTAAAGTAAACAAGTCAAAAATGGAGGACTTATTCCTTGATCTTTATTCAATTAACAGGCAGTCTCCACAGTTTGATAAATCCTTTCCTTCTGAAGTAGCTATTCAGGAAGATCTTCCTGTTGGCAGTATGATTGTTAAGATCCCAGCTTCTGATGCAGATAGTAGTTTCAATGGCAAAATTATATACACCATCTCTGGTGGCAATGTTGATAGTTGTTTTAATATTGAAATGGAAACAGGATGGTTAACAGTTCTGATGCCAATGGATCGCGAATTAACTGATAAATACATTCTTAACATCACTATTTATGACTTGGGGTCTCCTCCAAACTCTGCCTGGAGACTGATGACTATCCATATTCAGGATGCTAATGATAACAAACCTCGTTTTTTGCTGGATAGTTACTCCGTTGGCATTCCAGAGGATACAGTGGTTGGTACAGAAATAGTTCAGATTCAGGCTACAGATGAAGATTTGGCTCACAACAGTGAAATAATTTACACACTATTAACAAATACCCTTCAATTTGCTATTAATGCCTCAACTGGCATTGTTTATGTGACTGGGTTGCTCGATCGTGAATTACTTGCTAACTGTACTCTGAAAATAGAAGCCCGTGACCAAGCTGACACTGGTCATCAACTATATTCTGTGGTAGATTTGGAGATCATTTTAGTGGATGTTAATGATAATGCTCCCCATTTTGTTCCTTCAAGTTATTTTGTTAAGGTCCTTGAAGATATGCCTGTAAGTGCTGTGGTAACATGGCTTGAAGCTCATGATCCTGACCTTGGTTTCGGTGGCCAGGTGCGTTATTCTTTGGGAAATGATTATAATGGGAAGTTTGAAATCGACCGCATCAGTGGAGCAGTGCGTCTGTCAAAAGAACTGGACTTTGAAAAACAGCAGTTCTACAATCTGACAATTCGTGTTAAAGATAAAGGTCGGCCCATATCGTTGTCCTCCGCGTCCTTTATAGAAATTGAAGTGGTTGATGTGAATGAAAATCTTTATGCACCACAGTTTTCAGAGTTTGCCAAAATGGCATCTGTGAAGGAAAGTGCACCAGTTGGGACAAGGGTTCTACACGTGACAGCAAAAGATGGCGATGATGGAAGGGATGGACAGATTCGGTATTCTATCCGAGATGGCAGTGGTCTTGGTCGTTTCACTGTAAACGAGAATACAG